In Kitasatospora gansuensis, a genomic segment contains:
- a CDS encoding endonuclease/exonuclease/phosphatase family protein: protein MAQTDEAAAPAEGGQPAARRFWRASWRVGTWRRGWVLALLAVLTAGLLAFHSWVPNAIGNLGSLLETFLPWLGLAVPVLLVLALLRRSALALVAVLLPAVVWLNLFGGLLTDKSSGKGDFTVLTHNVAAANSDPAGTVRMLNGSGAQIIALEELASNAVTTYRNGLAAGYPYHVVEGTVGLWSKYPISDTRVVDIKIGWTRAFRATVTTGQGPLAVYVAHLPSVRVKFDGGFTAGQRDVSAQALGDAIEAEPLKKVLLLGDLNGTMNDRSLAPVTSQLRSAQGAAGDGFGFSWPAAFPMARIDQILSKGGLKPTDSRVLPADGSDHLAVAADYRY, encoded by the coding sequence ATGGCACAGACGGACGAGGCAGCGGCACCGGCCGAAGGTGGGCAGCCCGCGGCTCGTCGGTTCTGGCGGGCCAGCTGGCGGGTCGGTACGTGGCGCCGTGGCTGGGTGCTTGCCCTCCTAGCCGTCCTGACGGCCGGTCTGCTCGCCTTCCACTCCTGGGTGCCCAACGCGATCGGCAACCTCGGCAGCCTGCTGGAGACCTTCCTGCCCTGGCTCGGCCTGGCCGTCCCGGTGCTGCTGGTGCTCGCGCTGCTGCGCCGCTCGGCGCTCGCGCTGGTCGCCGTCCTGCTGCCCGCCGTGGTCTGGCTCAACCTGTTCGGCGGTCTGCTGACCGACAAGAGCAGCGGCAAGGGCGACTTCACGGTGCTCACCCACAACGTCGCCGCGGCGAACTCCGACCCGGCCGGCACGGTGCGGATGCTGAACGGCTCCGGCGCGCAGATCATCGCGCTGGAGGAGCTCGCCTCGAACGCCGTCACCACCTACCGCAACGGTCTGGCGGCCGGCTACCCGTACCACGTGGTGGAGGGCACCGTCGGCCTCTGGTCCAAGTACCCGATCAGCGACACCCGGGTGGTGGACATCAAGATCGGCTGGACCCGGGCGTTCCGGGCCACCGTGACGACCGGTCAGGGCCCGCTCGCGGTGTACGTCGCCCACCTGCCGTCGGTCCGGGTCAAGTTCGACGGCGGCTTCACGGCCGGGCAGCGCGACGTCAGCGCGCAGGCGCTCGGCGACGCGATCGAGGCCGAGCCGCTGAAGAAGGTGCTGCTGCTCGGCGACCTCAACGGCACCATGAACGACCGCTCGCTGGCCCCGGTCACCTCGCAGCTGCGTTCCGCCCAGGGCGCCGCCGGGGACGGCTTCGGCTTCAGCTGGCCGGCCGCCTTCCCGATGGCCCGGATCGACCAGATCCTCAGCAAGGGCGGCCTGAAGCCGACCGACTCCCGGGTGCTGCCCGCCGACGGCAGCGACCACCTCGCGGTCGCCGCCGACTACCGGTACTGA
- a CDS encoding ATP-binding cassette domain-containing protein has translation MNRNDIAPNDRGLSGTNAVEVRGIVKHYGETKALDGVDLTVRQGTVLGVLGPNGAGKTTLVRILSTLIKPDAGTAFVGGYDVLRQPKQLRRTIGLTGQYASVDELLSGYENLYLIGRLLDLPAKRAKARATELLERFSLTDAAKRPAKTYSGGMRRRLDLAASMIGNPKVLYLDEPTTGLDPRTRNEVWDEVQRMVSEGATVLLTTQYMEEAEQLADELTVIDKGKVIANGAVAELKAQVGGRTLQVRPVHPAELPEMARCLHEAGLTGVTISTDTSLLSVQLTDDEQLTSVVGVLGSRGFGIAGIDTKLPSLDEVFLTITGKSAPADAAPTLEKEAVA, from the coding sequence ATGAACCGAAACGACATCGCCCCGAACGACCGGGGGCTCAGCGGCACGAACGCCGTCGAGGTACGAGGCATCGTCAAGCACTACGGGGAGACCAAGGCCCTGGACGGGGTCGACCTGACCGTCCGTCAGGGCACCGTGCTCGGCGTGCTCGGCCCGAACGGCGCGGGCAAGACCACCCTGGTCCGGATCCTCTCCACCCTGATCAAGCCGGACGCGGGCACCGCCTTCGTCGGCGGCTACGACGTACTGCGCCAGCCCAAGCAGCTGCGCCGCACCATCGGCCTGACCGGCCAGTACGCCTCGGTCGACGAGCTGCTCTCCGGCTACGAGAACCTCTACCTGATCGGCCGGCTGCTGGACCTGCCCGCCAAGCGGGCCAAGGCCAGGGCCACCGAGCTGCTGGAGCGCTTCTCGCTCACCGACGCGGCCAAGCGCCCGGCCAAGACCTACTCCGGCGGCATGCGCCGCCGGCTCGACCTGGCCGCCTCGATGATCGGCAACCCCAAGGTGCTCTACCTGGACGAGCCCACCACCGGCCTCGACCCGCGCACCCGCAACGAGGTCTGGGACGAGGTGCAGCGGATGGTGTCCGAGGGGGCCACCGTGCTGCTCACCACCCAGTACATGGAGGAGGCGGAGCAGCTCGCGGACGAGCTGACCGTGATCGACAAGGGCAAGGTGATCGCCAACGGCGCGGTCGCCGAGCTCAAGGCCCAGGTCGGCGGCCGCACCCTGCAGGTTCGCCCGGTGCACCCGGCCGAGCTGCCGGAGATGGCCCGCTGCCTGCACGAGGCCGGCCTGACCGGGGTCACCATCTCCACCGACACCTCGCTGCTCTCGGTCCAGCTCACCGACGACGAACAGCTCACCTCGGTGGTCGGGGTGCTCGGCTCGCGCGGCTTCGGCATCGCCGGGATCGACACCAAACTGCCCAGCCTGGACGAGGTCTTCCTGACCATCACCGGCAAGTCCGCCCCCGCCGACGCCGCCCCGACCCTGGAGAAGGAGGCCGTGGCATGA
- a CDS encoding TetR/AcrR family transcriptional regulator, which yields MQTETTVPAPDGELCAPRRGRPRSEAAEQAIVAAVERLMEEGASLPELSIERIAAAAGVGKATIYRRWPNKEALLVDVVARLEGEPAPFDLLQGTVRECLIAMVDDIRRRALAKRSRWVLKSAIGQLEGWPELRALYKEQIIKPRRELARQIIRRGVEEGELRDDIELELLTEMLIGPILVRAVLWDESPLDDDGLAEQMVDAVLTGAGVRPPAEVPPSGGESH from the coding sequence ATGCAGACCGAGACCACCGTGCCCGCCCCCGACGGGGAGCTCTGCGCTCCCCGCCGGGGGCGGCCGCGCAGCGAAGCGGCCGAGCAGGCGATCGTGGCCGCCGTCGAGCGGCTGATGGAGGAGGGCGCCAGCCTGCCCGAGCTCTCCATCGAGCGGATCGCCGCCGCCGCCGGGGTCGGCAAGGCGACCATCTACCGCCGCTGGCCCAACAAGGAGGCCCTGCTGGTCGACGTGGTGGCCCGGCTGGAGGGGGAGCCGGCACCGTTCGACCTCCTGCAGGGCACCGTCCGCGAGTGCCTGATCGCGATGGTCGACGACATCCGGCGCCGGGCGCTGGCCAAGCGCTCCCGCTGGGTGCTCAAGTCCGCGATCGGCCAGCTCGAAGGCTGGCCCGAGCTGCGCGCCCTCTACAAGGAACAGATCATCAAGCCGCGCCGCGAGCTGGCCCGGCAGATCATCCGGCGCGGCGTCGAGGAGGGCGAGCTCCGTGACGACATCGAGCTGGAGCTGCTCACCGAGATGCTGATCGGCCCGATCCTGGTCCGCGCCGTGCTCTGGGACGAGTCCCCGCTGGACGACGACGGCCTGGCCGAGCAGATGGTCGACGCCGTCCTGACCGGGGCCGGCGTGCGGCCGCCCGCCGAGGTGCCGCCGTCCGGTGGCGAATCTCACTGA
- a CDS encoding MFS transporter: MTTAAPPRIPEAVHRRRWAILGTLVLALLVVVLDNSILNVAMKTIASPAPTGLGASQSDLEWSINSYTLVFAGLLFTAGLLGDRLGRKWSLLGGMVVFGLGSLLSALASSPGELIGYRAVMGLGGAFVMPATLAIIMNVFERHEQPKAIGIWAGAVGLAIAIGPITGGLLIEHFWWGSVFLVNVPIVLIALVAMALLVPNSKDPNPGRLDPVGVLLSIVGLVALIYGIIKGGELADFTAPAAWVPTLGGVLVLAGFVLWEKHTDHPAMNVGWFRNKVFSASVTVIGLVFFALMGVSFFGVFYIQSVRGYSALEAGVLMLPLAVAQLVFAPRARLVVDRFGVRATCAAGMALIVVAFLGYLLLGQTTPIWLLVVLGFLMGAGMAHVMPPVTVAIMGSLPREKAGAGSALNNTFRQVGGSLGVAVLGAVLSTVYRDGVSDSLGQLPPALRDKAGESLEATLAIAERTGATALVGQAEESFIHAMHVVAGLSAGVTAVGVLLAWFLLPGKVAAPGGPGEAPVAEPAASQAERV; encoded by the coding sequence ATGACCACCGCCGCACCGCCCCGGATCCCCGAGGCCGTCCACCGCCGCCGCTGGGCGATCCTGGGCACGCTGGTGCTCGCCCTGCTCGTCGTCGTCCTCGACAACTCGATCCTCAACGTCGCGATGAAGACCATCGCCTCGCCGGCGCCCACCGGCCTCGGGGCCAGCCAGAGCGATCTGGAATGGTCCATCAACTCGTACACCCTGGTCTTCGCCGGGCTGCTGTTCACCGCGGGCCTGCTCGGTGACCGGCTCGGCCGCAAGTGGTCGCTGCTCGGCGGCATGGTGGTCTTCGGTCTCGGCTCGCTGCTCTCCGCACTGGCGAGCTCGCCCGGCGAACTCATCGGCTACCGCGCGGTGATGGGCCTGGGCGGCGCCTTCGTGATGCCCGCCACGCTGGCCATCATCATGAACGTCTTCGAGCGGCACGAGCAGCCCAAGGCGATCGGCATCTGGGCCGGCGCGGTCGGCCTGGCCATCGCGATCGGCCCGATCACCGGCGGTCTGCTGATCGAGCACTTCTGGTGGGGCTCGGTCTTCCTGGTGAACGTCCCGATCGTGCTGATCGCCCTGGTCGCGATGGCCCTGCTGGTGCCCAACTCCAAGGACCCGAACCCGGGCCGGCTCGACCCGGTCGGCGTGCTGCTGTCGATCGTCGGCCTGGTCGCGCTGATCTACGGCATCATCAAGGGCGGCGAGCTGGCCGACTTCACCGCGCCGGCGGCCTGGGTGCCGACCCTCGGCGGCGTGCTGGTGCTGGCCGGCTTCGTGCTGTGGGAGAAGCACACCGACCACCCGGCGATGAACGTCGGCTGGTTCCGCAACAAGGTCTTCAGCGCCTCCGTCACGGTGATCGGCCTGGTCTTCTTCGCGCTGATGGGCGTCTCCTTCTTCGGCGTCTTCTACATCCAGAGCGTGCGCGGCTACAGCGCCCTGGAGGCCGGTGTGCTGATGCTGCCGCTGGCCGTCGCCCAGCTGGTCTTCGCCCCGCGGGCCCGGCTGGTGGTGGACCGCTTCGGCGTCCGGGCCACCTGCGCGGCCGGCATGGCCCTGATCGTGGTCGCCTTCCTCGGCTACCTGCTGCTCGGCCAGACCACCCCGATCTGGCTGCTGGTGGTGCTCGGCTTCCTGATGGGCGCCGGCATGGCGCACGTGATGCCGCCGGTCACGGTGGCCATCATGGGCTCGCTGCCGCGCGAGAAGGCCGGCGCGGGCTCCGCCCTCAACAACACCTTCCGCCAGGTCGGCGGCTCGCTCGGGGTGGCCGTGCTCGGCGCGGTGCTCTCCACCGTCTACCGGGACGGCGTCTCCGACTCGCTCGGCCAGCTGCCGCCCGCGCTGCGGGACAAGGCTGGCGAGTCACTGGAGGCCACGCTGGCGATCGCCGAGCGGACCGGCGCCACCGCGCTGGTCGGCCAGGCCGAGGAGTCCTTCATCCACGCCATGCACGTGGTCGCCGGGCTCTCCGCGGGGGTGACCGCGGTCGGCGTGCTGCTGGCCTGGTTCCTGCTGCCCGGTAAGGTCGCCGCCCCGGGCGGCCCGGGTGAGGCTCCGGTGGCGGAACCGGCCGCTTCGCAGGCCGAGCGGGTCTGA
- the panB gene encoding 3-methyl-2-oxobutanoate hydroxymethyltransferase produces MNASPLQPAQGQDHGQGQTLYGGVTNRRVTVRDIAAAKQRGEKWAMLTAYDALTAGVFDEAGIPVLLVGDSAGNCHLGYETTVPVTMDQMVMLSAAVVRGTKRALVIGDMPFGSYQESPAQAMHNAARLMKEAGVGAVKLEGGERSARSIELLVEAGIPVMAHIGLTPQSVHAFGGYPVQGRGDEAAHQLLRDAKAVQQAGAFAVVLEAVPAELAAQVTEQLAIPTVGIGAGAGTDAQVLVWTDMAGMTAGRVPKFVKQYADLRTVLGNAAKEFAAEVGAGTFPAPEHTFK; encoded by the coding sequence ATGAACGCTTCTCCGCTTCAGCCTGCCCAGGGCCAGGACCACGGCCAGGGCCAGACGCTCTACGGCGGGGTCACCAACCGCCGGGTGACCGTCCGCGACATCGCCGCCGCCAAGCAGCGCGGTGAGAAGTGGGCGATGCTCACCGCCTACGACGCGCTCACCGCCGGGGTCTTCGACGAGGCCGGCATCCCGGTGCTGCTGGTCGGCGACTCGGCCGGCAACTGCCACCTGGGCTACGAGACCACCGTCCCGGTGACGATGGATCAGATGGTGATGCTGTCCGCCGCCGTGGTCCGCGGCACCAAGCGCGCCCTGGTGATCGGCGACATGCCGTTCGGCTCGTACCAGGAGTCGCCGGCGCAGGCCATGCACAACGCGGCCCGCCTGATGAAGGAGGCGGGGGTGGGCGCGGTCAAGCTGGAGGGCGGCGAGCGCAGCGCCCGCTCGATCGAGCTGCTGGTCGAGGCCGGCATCCCGGTGATGGCACACATCGGGCTGACCCCGCAGTCGGTGCACGCCTTCGGCGGGTACCCGGTGCAGGGGCGCGGCGACGAGGCCGCGCACCAGCTGCTCCGGGACGCCAAGGCGGTCCAGCAGGCGGGCGCCTTCGCCGTCGTACTGGAGGCCGTACCGGCCGAGCTGGCCGCGCAGGTCACCGAGCAGCTGGCGATCCCGACCGTCGGCATCGGTGCCGGGGCGGGCACCGACGCCCAGGTGCTGGTGTGGACCGACATGGCCGGGATGACGGCGGGCCGGGTGCCCAAGTTCGTCAAGCAGTACGCCGACCTGCGGACCGTGCTGGGCAACGCCGCCAAGGAGTTCGCGGCCGAGGTCGGCGCGGGCACCTTCCCGGCGCCGGAGCACACCTTCAAGTAG
- a CDS encoding NAD+ synthase — protein MPNLRLALSQTDPWVGDIARNCDEVVRWTREAAEAGAQLVAFPEMVLTGYPVEDLALRSSFVEASREALVELAGRLAAEGLGELPVLVGYLGRSERAVPNRPAGSPQNCAAVLHRGEVVNRFAKHYLPNYGVFDEHRYFVPGDQLSVLRLHGVDVALAICEDIWQDGGRVSAAREAGAGLLLVINGSPYERNKDDARLELARRRAAEAGCPLAYVNMVGAQDELVFDGDSLVVGAEGEVIARAPQFEEALLLVDLELAAADGETKDLPLVDGLQLVRTELGGEPEERKQPVYEPAPRLSDEAEIYGALVEGTRAYVRKNGFRSVLIGLSGGIDSALVAAIAVDAIGAANVYCVSMPSRYSSQHSRDDAAELAERTGLNFRTVPIAPMFDAYMEALGLTGLAEENLQSRLRGTLLMAISNQEGHIVLAPGNKSELAVGYSTLYGDSVGAYGPIKDVYKSLIFRLATWRNELAEERGEVPPIPANTISKPPSAELRPDQVDTDSLPDYDLLDTVLDLYIEGDQGRDAIVAQGFDPAVVDRIVRLVDTAEYKRRQYPPGPKISRKGFGRDRRLPVTNRWRRG, from the coding sequence ATGCCCAATCTCCGTCTCGCCCTGAGCCAGACCGACCCCTGGGTCGGTGACATCGCGCGCAACTGCGATGAGGTGGTGCGCTGGACCAGGGAGGCCGCCGAGGCCGGCGCCCAGCTGGTCGCGTTCCCCGAGATGGTCCTGACCGGGTATCCGGTCGAGGACCTCGCGTTGCGGAGTTCGTTCGTGGAGGCGTCCCGGGAGGCGCTGGTCGAGTTGGCGGGGCGGCTGGCGGCCGAGGGGCTGGGTGAGCTGCCGGTGCTGGTCGGGTATCTGGGGCGGTCCGAGCGGGCGGTGCCGAACCGGCCGGCCGGGTCGCCGCAGAACTGTGCCGCGGTGCTGCACCGGGGCGAGGTGGTGAACCGGTTCGCCAAGCACTACCTGCCCAACTACGGGGTCTTCGACGAGCACCGCTACTTCGTGCCAGGTGACCAGCTCTCGGTGCTGCGGCTGCACGGTGTGGACGTGGCGCTGGCCATCTGCGAGGACATCTGGCAGGACGGCGGCCGGGTGAGCGCGGCCCGCGAGGCCGGGGCCGGGCTGCTGCTGGTGATCAACGGTTCGCCGTACGAGCGGAACAAGGACGACGCCCGGCTGGAACTGGCGCGGCGGCGGGCGGCCGAGGCGGGCTGCCCGCTGGCGTACGTCAACATGGTCGGCGCGCAGGACGAGCTGGTCTTCGACGGCGACTCGCTGGTGGTGGGGGCCGAGGGTGAGGTGATCGCCCGGGCGCCGCAGTTCGAGGAGGCTCTGCTGCTGGTCGATCTGGAGCTGGCGGCCGCCGACGGGGAAACGAAAGACCTGCCGCTGGTGGACGGTCTCCAGCTGGTCCGCACCGAGCTGGGCGGCGAGCCCGAGGAGCGCAAGCAGCCGGTTTACGAGCCGGCGCCCCGGCTGAGCGACGAGGCGGAGATCTACGGCGCGCTGGTCGAGGGCACCCGGGCGTACGTCCGCAAGAACGGCTTCCGCTCGGTGCTGATCGGGCTGTCCGGCGGCATCGACTCCGCCCTGGTGGCGGCGATCGCGGTGGACGCGATCGGGGCGGCGAACGTGTACTGCGTCTCGATGCCGAGCCGGTACTCCTCGCAGCACTCCCGGGACGACGCGGCCGAGCTGGCCGAGCGGACCGGCCTCAACTTCCGTACGGTGCCGATCGCCCCGATGTTCGACGCCTACATGGAGGCGCTCGGGCTGACCGGGCTGGCGGAGGAGAACCTGCAGTCCCGGCTGCGCGGCACGCTGCTGATGGCGATCTCCAACCAGGAGGGGCACATCGTGCTCGCGCCGGGCAACAAGAGCGAGCTGGCGGTGGGTTACTCGACCCTGTACGGCGACTCGGTGGGCGCGTACGGGCCGATCAAGGACGTCTACAAGTCGCTGATCTTCCGGCTCGCGACCTGGCGCAACGAGCTGGCCGAGGAGCGCGGCGAGGTGCCGCCGATCCCGGCGAACACCATCAGCAAGCCGCCGTCGGCCGAGCTGAGGCCGGATCAGGTGGACACCGACTCGCTGCCGGACTACGACCTGCTGGACACCGTGCTCGACCTCTACATCGAGGGTGACCAGGGCCGGGACGCGATCGTGGCGCAGGGCTTCGACCCGGCCGTGGTGGACCGGATCGTCCGGCTGGTGGACACCGCCGAGTACAAGCGCCGGCAGTACCCGCCGGGCCCGAAGATCTCCCGCAAGGGCTTCGGCCGGGACCGCCGCCTCCCCGTCACCAACCGCTGGCGCCGGGGCTGA